The Fragaria vesca subsp. vesca linkage group LG2, FraVesHawaii_1.0, whole genome shotgun sequence genome includes a window with the following:
- the LOC101312606 gene encoding uncharacterized protein LOC101312606, with protein MADTFPPGCRFHPSEEQLLSYYLSSKKAYPAIPGAYDWIGELHDLRRLEPSELQNWSWYSYDYKGRKRHWYFYMAGVWEEEKKTKQGYWKRSGKVRDVFNRQGVVLGTKTSFVYYEGSPDTASRTDWVLYRYALANHIEGSFVICRVFSRSDSDFNSCDDNNAGVVTPEPVSTTSNQENLAQVVYFHLRPLYDCFIPPTRAVPYWGSRPWRTPSASYWGRPHIEASRYIGTTLPPTPPVGSKPCSQRVDLSHLTTLLVNLAPEERRNMLGERLFPLVDMLEMDKAPKVTGMLLELDNPEVLHLLESPEALKAKVAEAMDVLAKAAVDRVQ; from the exons ATGGCAGATACTTTCCCTCCCGGCTGCCGGTTCCACCCCTCAGAAGAGCAGCTCCTCTCTTATTATTTATCGAGCAAGAAAGCCTATCCGGCAATACCCGGGGCCTACGATTGGATCGGAGAACTGCACGACTTACGGCGCCTCGAACCGTCAGAGTTACAGAATTGGAGTTGGTATTCGTACGATTACAAAGGGAGGAAGAGGCACTGGTACTTTTATATGGCTGGAGTTTGGGAGGAGGAGAAGAAAACGAAGCAGGGATATTGGAAAAGGTCAGGTAAGGTTAGGGACGTCTTCAACCGCCAAGGGGTTGTTTTGGGCACCAAGACTAGCTTTGTCTACTATGAAGGATCGCCTGACACAGCCTCACGTACAGATTGGGTACTCTATCGCTATGCTCTGGCAAATCATATCGAG GGTTCTTTTGTTATATGCCGAGTATTTTCAAGATCAGATAGTGATTTCAATTCCTGTGATGATAACAATGCTGGAGTAGTGACGCCCGAGCCTGTGTCTACTACAAGTAATCAAGAG AACCTTGCTCAGGTAGTTTATTTTCATCTTCGTCCCCTTTACGACTGCTTTATACCGCCTACCAGAGCCGTCCCTTATTGGGGCAGTCGACCATGGCGGACGCCTTCGGCCTCATATTGGGGAAGGCCTCACATAGAG GCCTCACGTTACATCGGGACAACTCTGCCGCCTACTCCTCCTGTTGGGTCAAAGCCTTGTTCTCAGCGTGTAGATTTGAGTCATCTTACCACACTCCTAGTGAATCTCGCACCGGAAGAGCGAAGGAAT ATGCTTGGTGAGCGTTTGTTTCCTCTCGTTGACATGTTGGAGATGGACAAGGCACCTAAGGTGACAGGCATGCTTTTGGAGTTGGACAATCCTGAGGTATTACATCTGCTCGAGTCACCAGAGGCTTTAAAGGCAAAAGTTGCAGAGGCCATGGATGTCTTGGCGAAGGCAGCTGTTGATAGGGTACAGTGA
- the LOC101299634 gene encoding uncharacterized acetyltransferase At3g50280-like gives MDSPNVKYISECFIQPHSASEESKKPFYLAPFDLAMLSAHYIQKGLLFTKPPEANNNPNFLQTLLAKLKHSLSLALVHFYPLAGRLVTKKEQDPHLYLVYVDCSNSPGAKFIHASLDMSISHILSPTDVPLVVQSFFDHDRAVNHDGHTTSLLTVQVTELVDGVFIGMSMNHALGDGTSYWHFFNTWSEIFRAEENNITLSEISRPPVLERWFPYGLGPIFSLPYTNPDEFIERFEAPELRERIFHFSSESIAKIKSKANSECRTSKISSFQALSALLWRSLTRARGFAPNQETSCRLAANNRARINPPLSPNYFGNSIHPVKSQPVKAGELLENGLGWAAWKLHETVVNHNDKWIRQSIDAWLKSPAVYQLSRTFDPHSIMMGSGPRFDMYGNEFGMGKAVALRSGYANKFIGKVTSYSGREAGSIDLEVCLPPAAMRALESDVEFMEAASVPSYD, from the coding sequence ATGGATTCCCCAAATGTCAAATACATCTCAGAATGCTTTATCCAACCTCACAGTGCTTCCGAAGAATCAAAAAAGCCCTTTTATTTGGCCCCCTTTGACCTCGCTATGCTCTCCGCTCACTATATCCAGAAAGGACTCCTCTTCACCAAACCTCCCGAAGCTAATAACAACCCCAATTTTCTCCAAACCCTTTTGGCCAAACTGAAGCACTCTCTTTCCCTCGCACTCGTTCACTTCTACCCTCTCGCCGGCCGCCTTGTCACCAAGAAAGAACAAGATCCTCATTTATATTTGGTCTATGTGGACTGCAGCAACAGCCCCGGAGCCAAGTTCATCCATGCTTCTCTTGACATGTCCATCTCCCACATTCTCTCCCCAACTGATGTGCCTCTGGTGGTTCAGTCCTTCTTTGATCACGACAGGGCAGTCAACCACGACGGCCACACCACGTCGCTGCTGACGGTTCAAGTCACGGAGCTGGTGGACGGCGTTTTCATTGGGATGTCAATGAACCACGCTCTCGGTGACGGAACATCATACTGGCATTTCTTCAACACTTGGTCTGAAATATTCAGAGCAGAAGAGAATAACATCACTCTTTCTGAGATCTCACGCCCTCCGGTTTTGGAGCGGTGGTTCCCATACGGGCTTGGTCCGATTTTCAGCCTCCCTTACACAAACCCTGATGAATTCATTGAAAGATTTGAAGCTCCGGAGCTGAGGGAGAGAATTTTTCACTTCTCCTCAGAATCCATAGCCAAAATCAAATCAAAGGCCAATTCAGAGTGTAGGACCAGCAAAATCTCCTCTTTCCAGGCCTTGTCTGCTCTTCTCTGGCGGTCGCTTACACGAGCGCGTGGTTTTGCACCAAATCAAGAAACCAGCTGCAGATTGGCTGCAAATAACAGAGCAAGAATCAACCCGCCGTTGTCTCCTAATTACTTTGGGAATTCTATTCACCCGGTGAAATCACAACCTGTGAAAGCAGGGGAGTTGCTTGAAAATGGGCTTGGATGGGCAGCGTGGAAGTTACACGAGACTGTGGTGAACCACAACGACAAATGGATCCGTCAATCCATTGATGCGTGGTTAAAGTCTCCGGCAGTATACCAATTGAGTCGGACTTTTGACCCGCACAGTATAATGATGGGGAGTGGTCCGAGATTTGATATGTATGGAAATGAATTTGGGATGGGAAAAGCTGTGGCGCTACGAAGTGGGTATGCCAATAAGTTCATTGGGAAAGTGACGTCGTATTCGGGACGTGAAGCAGGAAGCATCGACTTGGAGGTGTGTCTTCCTCCGGCTGCAATGAGGGCTCTTGAATCTGATGTAGAGTTCATGGAAGCTGCCTCTGTACCAAGTTATGATTAG
- the LOC101299052 gene encoding uncharacterized acetyltransferase At3g50280-like, with protein MASPSVRHLSECFIRPHHVSEESKQPFYLTPSDLAMLSAHYIQKGLLFTKPPEASNPSFLDTLLAKLKHSLSLALVHFYPIAGRLVTKKEQDPPVYLVYVDCSNSPGAKFIHASLEMSISDILSPTDVPLVVQSFFDHDRAVNHDGHTTSLLTAKVTELVDGVFIGLSMNHCLGDGTSYWNFFNTWSEIFQAQGSNITLSNPPVLDRCFPEGHGPIISLPFTDPSEFIDRFEAPKLRERMFHFSSESLANLKAKANSECNTRKISTFQALSALVWRTITRARFLPPDQETSCRLAANNRARLDPPLAPNYFGNSVYPITSKPIKAGELLDHGLGWAAFKVHRAVVNLNHQALKGFLDHLLKSPTVFSLRYFDPFSVMMGSSPRFDMYRNEFGMGKAVALRSGYANKFSGKVSSFQGGEAGSIDLEVCLPPEAMRALESDVEFMEAASVASYDQ; from the coding sequence ATGGCTTCCCCTAGTGTCAGACACCTCTCAGAGTGCTTCATCCGGCCACACCATGTTTCAGAAGAATCGAAGCAACCCTTTTACCTCACTCCCAGTGACCTCGCCATGCTCTCCGCCCATTACATCCAGAAAGGCCTCCTCTTCACCAAACCTCCTGAAGCAAGCAACCCCAGTTTTCTCGATACCCTTTTGGCCAAACTGAAGCACTCTCTTTCTCTTGCGCTCGTTCACTTCTACCCTATCGCCGGCCGCCTTGTCACCAAGAAAGAACAAGACCCTCCTGTGTACTTGGTCTACGTCGACTGCAGCAACAGCCCCGGAGCCAAGTTCATCCATGCTTCTCTTGAAATGTCTATCTCTGACATTCTCTCCCCAACTGATGTGCCCTTGGTGGTTCAGTCCTTCTTTGATCACGACAGGGCGGTCAACCACGATGGCCACACCACGTCACTGCTGACGGCTAAAGTGACCGAGTTGGTGGACGGCGTTTTCATAGGGCTGTCCATGAACCACTGTCTCGGCGACGGAACGTCTTACTGGAACTTCTTCAACACTTGGTCTGAGATATTCCAAGCGCAAGGGAGCAACATCACTCTTTCCAATCCACCAGTGTTGGATCGATGCTTTCCTGAAGGTCATGGTCCTATTATCAGCCTACCCTTCACAGACCCAAGTGAGTTCATTGACAGATTCGAAGCACCAAAACTCAGAGAGAGAATGTTTCACTTCTCCTCGGAATCCCTAGCCAACCTCAAAGCCAAGGCCAATTCAGAGTGCAATACTAGAAAAATCTCCACCTTCCAGGCATTGTCTGCTCTTGTCTGGAGGACTATTACTCGAGCACGTTTTCTACCTCCAGATCAAGAAACCAGTTGTAGATTGGCTGCGAATAACAGAGCAAGACTAGACCCGCCATTGGCTCCAAATTACTTCGGCAACTCAGTCTATCCCATCACATCAAAACCGATCAAAGCTGGTGAGTTGCTTGATCACGGGCTTGGATGGGCCGCGTTTAAGGTTCACCGGGCTGTGGTAAACCTCAATCACCAAGCTCTAAAAGGATTTCTTGATCACTTGTTAAAGTCTCCCACTGTGTTTAGTCTGCGGTATTTCGACCCGTTTAGTGTGATGATGGGGAGTAGTCCAAGATTCGACATGTATAGAAATGAATTTGGGATGGGAAAGGCTGTGGCGCTTCGAAGTGGGTATGCCAACAAGTTTAGTGGCAAAGTGTCGTCGTTTCAAGGGGGCGAAGCAGGAAGCATAGACTTGGAGGTGTGTCTTCCTCCAGAGGCAATGAGGGCTCTTGAATCTGATGTTGAGTTTATGGAAGCTGCTTCTGTAGCAAGTTATGATCAATAA
- the LOC101299346 gene encoding uncharacterized acetyltransferase At3g50280-like → MESPNVKYISECFIQPHLASEESKQPFYLTPSDLPMLSFHYIQKGLLFTKPPEARNPCFVHTLLAKLKHSLSLALVHFYPLAGRLVTKKEQDPHLYLVYVDCSNSPGAKFIHASLEMSISDILSPTDVPLVVQSFFDHDRAVNHDGHSTSLLTAQVTELVDGVFIGLSMNHSLVDGTSYWNFFNTWSEIFQAQNNNITLSNPPVMDRWIPEGLDPIISLPYTEPSEFIDRFEPPKLRERMFHFSSESLAKLKAKANSECNTSKISTFQALSALLWRTITRARVLPPDQETRCKLAANNRARLDPPLAPNYFGNSVYPITSEPIKAGELLDHGLGWAALKVHRAVVTLNHQALKGFLDHWLKSPAVFSPRFFDPFSVMMGSSPRFDMYRNEFGMGKAVALRSGYANKFSGKVSAFQGRESGSIDLEVCLPPETMGALESDDEFMEAASVASYDQST, encoded by the coding sequence ATGGAGTCCCCAAATGTCAAATACATCTCGGAATGCTTCATCCAGCCACACCTTGCTTCAGAAGAATCGAAGCAACCCTTTTACCTCACCCCCAGTGACCTCCCCATGCTCTCCTTCCATTACATCCAGAAAGGCCTCCTCTTCACCAAACCTCCAGAAGCCAGAAACCCCTGTTTTGTCCATACCCTTTTGGCCAAACTGAAGCACTCTCTTTCCCTCGCACTCGTTCACTTCTACCCTCTCGCCGGCCGCCTTGTCACGAAGAAGGAACAAGACCCTCATCTGTACTTGGTCTATGTGGACTGCAGCAACAGCCCCGGAGCCAAGTTCATCCATGCTTCTCTTGAAATGTCTATCTCTGACATTCTCTCCCCAACTGATGTGCCCTTGGTGGTTCAGTCCTTCTTTGATCACGACAGGGCGGTCAACCACGACGGCCACTCAACGTCGTTGCTGACGGCTCAAGTGACGGAGTTGGTGGACGGCGTTTTCATTGGGCTGTCAATGAACCACTCTCTCGTTGACGGAACATCTTACTGGAACTTCTTCAACACTTGGTCTGAGATATTCCAAGCGCAAAATAACAACATCACTCTTTCCAATCCACCAGTAATGGATCGGTGGATTCCTGAAGGTCTTGATCCTATTATCAGCTTACCTTACACCGAGCCTAGTGAGTTCATTGATAGATTCGAACCACCAAAACTCAGAGAAAGAATGTTTCACTTCTCCTCGGAATCCCTAGCCAAACTCAAAGCCAAGGCCAATTCAGAGTGCAATACTAGCAAAATCTCCACCTTCCAGGCATTGTCTGCTCTTCTCTGGAGGACTATTACTCGAGCACGTGTTCTTCCTCCTGATCAAGAAACCCGTTGCAAGTTGGCTGCGAATAACAGAGCAAGACTAGACCCGCCATTGGCTCCAAATTACTTCGGCAACTCAGTCTATCCCATCACATCAGAACCGATCAAAGCTGGTGAGTTGCTTGATCACGGGCTTGGATGGGCCGCCTTGAAGGTTCACCGGGCTGTGGTAACGCTCAATCACCAAGCTCTAAAAGGGTTTCTTGATCACTGGTTAAAGTCTCCCGCTGTGTTTAGTCCGCGATTTTTCGATCCGTTTAGTGTGATGATGGGGAGTAGTCCAAGATTCGACATGTATAGAAATGAGTTTGGGATGGGAAAAGCGGTGGCGCTTCGAAGTGGGTATGCCAACAAGTTTAGTGGCAAAGTGTCGGCGTTTCAAGGGCGGGAATCAGGAAGCATTGACTTGGAGGTGTGTCTTCCTCCAGAGACAATGGGGGCTCTTGAATCTGATGATGAGTTTATGGAAGCTGCTTCTGTAGCAAGTTATGATCAGTCAACTTAG